A stretch of the Archangium violaceum genome encodes the following:
- a CDS encoding lytic transglycosylase domain-containing protein, with protein MRRKRASGLPWVMRVGLFALVPLVLLNVSVAFFGDTTVFPLSLSFLDEKAHALAAYARHRPTCLLEGHPELVPLIRDTERRHRLPPGLLQALVEVESNTQPHRISPAGAMGPGQLMPSTASLLRVEDPFDPAPAIDGSARYLAEQLARYRGNVKLAVAAYNAGPGNVNGRVPRNGETEFYVEKVLTRYERLRPRPPSRPSRPAPAAAKRQARPVSAPPRHSPVEPPTSG; from the coding sequence GTGCGGCGGAAACGGGCGAGCGGGCTTCCTTGGGTGATGAGGGTGGGGCTGTTCGCCCTGGTGCCCCTCGTGCTGCTCAACGTGTCGGTGGCCTTCTTCGGCGACACGACCGTCTTCCCCCTCTCCTTGTCCTTCCTGGATGAGAAGGCCCACGCCCTGGCCGCCTACGCGCGCCACCGGCCCACGTGCCTGCTCGAGGGACACCCGGAGCTCGTGCCCCTCATCCGGGACACCGAGCGCCGCCACCGCCTGCCGCCCGGCCTGCTGCAGGCGCTCGTGGAGGTGGAGTCCAACACGCAGCCGCATCGCATCTCCCCCGCGGGCGCCATGGGCCCGGGCCAGCTCATGCCCTCGACGGCCAGCCTGCTGCGGGTGGAGGACCCCTTCGACCCGGCACCCGCCATTGATGGAAGCGCGCGCTACCTCGCCGAGCAGCTCGCGCGCTACCGGGGCAACGTGAAGCTCGCGGTGGCCGCCTACAACGCAGGGCCCGGCAACGTGAACGGCCGCGTCCCGCGCAACGGGGAGACGGAGTTCTACGTGGAGAAGGTGCTCACCCGATACGAGCGCCTCCGGCCCCGCCCTCCTTCCCGTCCGTCACGGCCCGCGCCCGCCGCCGCGAAGAGACAGGCCCGACCGGTGAGCGCCCCTCCGCGCCATTCGCCCGTTGAGCCGCCCACCTCCGGATGA
- a CDS encoding CBS domain-containing protein, with the protein MTHVVDDFMTRGVHTIGTQSPLSDAHRLMNEHAIRHLPVLEGGKLVGVVSMRDLHLIETLKGVDPKEVAVEEAMSQDAYTVPPGTTLLEVARTMAMHKYGSAVIASKGRVEGIFTTVDALKALETLLATPQAEATPSPRRKTTPRQLGKKGARTTAKRPTAKSASKRPSRKAAPARKRGGG; encoded by the coding sequence ATGACCCATGTCGTCGATGACTTCATGACCCGCGGCGTGCACACCATCGGCACGCAGAGCCCCCTGAGCGATGCACACAGGCTCATGAACGAGCACGCCATCCGCCACCTGCCCGTGCTGGAGGGAGGGAAGCTGGTGGGAGTGGTGTCGATGAGGGACCTGCACCTGATCGAGACCCTCAAGGGGGTGGACCCCAAGGAGGTCGCCGTCGAGGAGGCCATGTCCCAGGATGCCTATACCGTGCCCCCGGGGACCACGCTGCTCGAGGTGGCTCGCACCATGGCCATGCACAAGTACGGCTCGGCCGTCATCGCCAGCAAGGGCCGAGTGGAGGGCATCTTCACCACCGTCGACGCGCTGAAGGCGCTGGAGACGCTCCTGGCCACACCCCAGGCCGAGGCGACGCCCTCGCCCCGGCGCAAGACCACACCTCGTCAGCTCGGCAAGAAGGGGGCGCGCACCACGGCGAAGCGCCCGACCGCCAAGAGCGCGTCGAAGCGCCCGTCTCGCAAGGCGGCTCCAGCTCGCAAGCGCGGCGGAGGTTGA
- a CDS encoding sterol desaturase family protein codes for MIGIPLGLAYSNFGEWWLHRYVLHGLGRRHKSFWSFHWHEHHQRSRRNEMVDEQYRGSLWEWAPQSKEVLGLAAIVVGHMPLLKRAPWFVATVWASTVLYYVVHRRAHLDPEWAREHLPWHYDHHMGKDQNANWCVTFPLFDYVLGTRRKYLGTPAMTEARVSAA; via the coding sequence ATGATCGGTATTCCACTGGGTCTGGCGTATTCCAACTTCGGGGAGTGGTGGCTGCACCGTTACGTGCTGCACGGGTTGGGCAGGAGACACAAGAGCTTCTGGAGCTTCCACTGGCATGAGCACCACCAGCGCTCGCGCCGCAACGAAATGGTGGACGAGCAGTACCGGGGGTCCCTGTGGGAGTGGGCGCCGCAGAGCAAGGAGGTGCTGGGGCTGGCGGCCATCGTGGTGGGGCACATGCCGCTGCTGAAGCGGGCACCGTGGTTCGTGGCCACGGTGTGGGCCTCGACGGTGCTGTACTACGTGGTGCACCGGCGGGCGCACCTGGACCCCGAATGGGCGCGCGAGCACCTGCCGTGGCACTACGACCACCACATGGGGAAGGACCAGAACGCGAACTGGTGCGTGACGTTCCCGCTCTTCGACTACGTCCTGGGCACGCGCCGCAAGTACCTGGGCACGCCCGCCATGACCGAAGCGCGAGTCTCCGCCGCCTGA
- a CDS encoding PAS domain-containing sensor histidine kinase translates to MAPYLKTWRSPVLSLASPDPRPQPIRELPARQVEGPHREERVTNALYVLDRDWRFTYLNEQAARLLRRSREELLGRNVWEEFPEAASGELHRQYHRARAEQVSVSFEAYHCSLDEWLEVHASPSQDALFVCVRDLHERKHGDRLSREPEQLLRSVLDSLSAHLAVLDASGTIIAVNAAWQHLAANNAPSIEGSRGVGANYLAITEAAAEAGDEDARAAARGLRDVLSGRRELFELEYPCHSATERRWFLMRVTRFAGPGPMRVVVAHENTTARRMAEETTRRLTLEEAAHEEAEAARARLHEVLERVTDGFVAYDRQWRYTYVNRYTETWVNRTREELLGQCVWTVFPALEGSPLQVLLYRAADTQEPCEAELPSIMWGRWMRVTAYPSPEGVSIYFRDTTQQRRAEERMRFLSEVSATLVRSLEDKDILQAVARLSVPGLADGCALIADRATGEHVRAVAASGQELEESLREAIGHPPAPTSPVADAVERVRRTGETVLLEEERLLAVPLRAHERTQGVLVLVRTAPGRSYDAEDVTLARELARRTALAFENARLYRTAQEAIATRDETLSIVSHDLLNPLHVIKLLCGSTERYLLPAGEAGEKTRANLRRIRQAVGDMEHLIEDLLAAARLAAGHQPTLNLEDLEVAEVLSRVRNANEPLAEARAIHLEVEHGPGLPPVRADPARVLRIFQNLVGNALKFTPAGGSIRIRTEVGEGHVRFYVSDTGRGIEPTSLPHIFDRFWQARHARSAGVGLGLSIVKGLVEAHGGRLAVESTLGQGTTFHFTLPSAGGAPPDVGE, encoded by the coding sequence ATGGCGCCGTATCTGAAGACATGGAGGTCGCCGGTCCTATCGCTCGCCTCGCCGGACCCGCGCCCACAACCCATCAGGGAACTGCCGGCCCGTCAGGTGGAGGGGCCGCACAGGGAGGAGCGCGTCACGAATGCGCTCTACGTGCTCGACCGCGACTGGCGCTTCACCTACCTCAACGAGCAGGCGGCACGGCTGCTGCGGCGCTCGCGCGAGGAGTTGCTCGGCCGCAATGTCTGGGAGGAGTTCCCCGAGGCGGCCAGCGGTGAGCTCCATCGCCAGTACCACCGGGCCCGCGCCGAGCAGGTCTCCGTCTCCTTCGAGGCGTACCATTGCTCGCTCGACGAATGGCTCGAGGTGCACGCGTCTCCCTCGCAGGACGCGCTCTTCGTCTGCGTCCGGGATCTCCACGAGCGCAAGCACGGCGATCGGCTGTCGCGCGAGCCGGAGCAGCTCCTCCGCTCGGTGCTGGACTCGCTGTCGGCCCACCTCGCCGTGCTCGATGCGTCCGGCACCATCATCGCCGTCAACGCGGCGTGGCAACACCTCGCGGCCAACAACGCTCCCTCCATCGAGGGCTCTCGCGGAGTGGGGGCCAACTACCTGGCCATCACCGAAGCGGCCGCCGAAGCGGGAGACGAAGACGCCCGTGCCGCCGCGCGAGGCCTCCGCGACGTCCTCTCCGGGCGCAGGGAGCTCTTCGAGCTCGAGTACCCCTGCCACAGCGCCACCGAGCGGCGGTGGTTCCTGATGCGCGTCACCCGTTTCGCGGGACCGGGCCCCATGCGGGTGGTGGTGGCCCACGAGAACACCACCGCGAGGAGGATGGCCGAGGAGACCACGCGGCGGCTGACCCTGGAGGAGGCCGCGCACGAGGAGGCGGAGGCGGCCCGGGCGCGTCTCCACGAGGTGCTCGAGCGCGTCACCGATGGCTTCGTCGCGTACGACCGGCAGTGGCGCTACACCTACGTGAACCGGTACACGGAGACCTGGGTCAACCGGACGCGGGAGGAGCTGCTCGGCCAGTGCGTCTGGACCGTCTTTCCAGCGCTGGAGGGCTCTCCCCTCCAGGTGCTCCTCTACCGGGCGGCGGACACGCAGGAGCCGTGTGAGGCCGAGCTCCCCTCCATCATGTGGGGCCGGTGGATGCGGGTGACGGCGTACCCCTCCCCGGAGGGCGTCTCCATCTACTTCCGCGACACCACCCAACAGCGGCGGGCCGAGGAGCGGATGCGCTTCCTCTCGGAGGTGAGCGCGACGCTGGTGCGCTCGCTCGAGGACAAGGACATCCTCCAGGCCGTCGCCCGGCTGTCGGTGCCGGGGCTCGCGGACGGGTGCGCCCTCATCGCGGACCGCGCCACCGGAGAGCACGTGCGGGCGGTGGCGGCGAGCGGACAGGAGTTGGAGGAATCCCTGCGTGAGGCAATCGGGCATCCACCCGCCCCCACCAGCCCGGTGGCGGACGCGGTGGAGCGGGTGCGTCGCACGGGCGAGACGGTGCTCCTGGAGGAGGAGCGGCTCCTGGCCGTTCCGCTGCGGGCACACGAGCGGACGCAGGGGGTGCTCGTGCTGGTGCGGACCGCGCCGGGCCGGAGCTACGACGCCGAGGACGTCACCCTGGCCCGGGAGCTCGCGCGCCGGACGGCCCTCGCCTTCGAGAACGCGCGCCTTTATCGCACCGCGCAGGAGGCCATCGCCACGCGGGACGAGACGCTCAGCATCGTCTCCCATGATCTGCTCAACCCCCTCCACGTCATCAAGCTCCTGTGCGGCAGCACCGAGCGGTATTTGCTGCCCGCGGGGGAGGCGGGCGAGAAGACCCGGGCGAACCTGCGGAGGATCCGCCAGGCGGTGGGCGACATGGAGCATCTCATCGAGGATCTGCTCGCGGCGGCCCGGCTGGCGGCGGGGCATCAACCGACGTTGAACCTCGAGGACCTGGAGGTGGCGGAGGTGCTCTCGCGGGTGCGCAACGCGAATGAGCCGTTGGCCGAGGCCAGGGCCATCCACCTCGAGGTGGAGCACGGGCCCGGCCTGCCACCCGTACGCGCCGACCCGGCGCGAGTGCTGCGCATCTTCCAGAACCTCGTGGGCAACGCCCTCAAGTTCACGCCCGCCGGGGGCTCCATCCGCATCCGGACGGAGGTGGGCGAGGGCCACGTCCGCTTCTACGTCTCGGACACCGGACGGGGCATCGAGCCCACGAGCCTGCCCCACATCTTCGATCGTTTCTGGCAGGCGAGGCATGCCCGCAGCGCGGGAGTGGGGCTGGGTCTCTCCATCGTCAAGGGACTCGTCGAAGCTCACGGAGGCAGGCTCGCGGTCGAGAGCACCCTGGGCCAGGGGACGACGTTCCACTTCACCCTGCCCAGCGCGGGGGGCGCCCCTCCAGATGTCGGAGAATGA
- a CDS encoding glucosamine-6-phosphate deaminase, with translation MNVRVFASEKEAAAACAAYVATAVREKPSLVLGLPIGRTPLNVYREMVVLHGRGELDFSRVTTFNLDEFLGLPPDDPGSFRAYMERHLFQHVNLARERIHFLDGSADRAERECARYDAQLAGAGGLDMLLLGIGPNGQVGCNEPGESLQAVSHRARLSRESRLAMASLFGDDVSKVPLAALTLGMGALLQARRVILLAFGVNKAAAVTAMVRGPLSTHCPASFLQLHGNVEVWVDFEAGRGLDGSR, from the coding sequence TTGAACGTTCGCGTCTTCGCCTCCGAGAAGGAAGCTGCCGCCGCCTGCGCCGCCTACGTGGCCACGGCGGTGCGGGAGAAGCCGTCCCTGGTGCTCGGCCTGCCCATCGGCCGCACCCCCCTGAATGTGTACCGGGAGATGGTGGTGTTGCACGGGCGCGGGGAGCTGGACTTCTCGCGGGTGACCACCTTCAACCTGGACGAGTTCCTCGGCTTGCCGCCGGATGATCCGGGCAGCTTCCGGGCGTACATGGAGCGACATCTCTTCCAGCACGTCAACCTGGCACGCGAGCGCATCCATTTCCTCGATGGGAGCGCGGACAGGGCGGAACGCGAGTGCGCCCGCTACGACGCGCAACTTGCTGGGGCCGGAGGGCTGGACATGCTGCTGTTGGGCATCGGGCCCAACGGGCAGGTGGGCTGCAACGAGCCGGGGGAGAGCCTCCAGGCGGTCAGCCACCGGGCCCGGCTCTCACGGGAGTCGCGTCTGGCGATGGCCTCCCTCTTCGGAGACGACGTCTCGAAGGTTCCCCTGGCGGCGCTCACGCTGGGGATGGGGGCGCTCCTCCAGGCGCGTCGCGTCATCCTGTTGGCCTTCGGGGTCAACAAGGCGGCCGCCGTGACGGCCATGGTGCGTGGCCCCCTCTCCACGCATTGCCCGGCTTCGTTCCTCCAGCTCCACGGCAACGTGGAGGTGTGGGTGGACTTCGAGGCCGGACGCGGGTTGGACGGTTCGCGCTAA
- a CDS encoding peptide-N4-asparagine amidase has product MKRLSAVFAAASLALGAMSPTWAAEPPPEFGTDWDDPRTAAPPVEKPATASCTVKIVDEKFDDFTPYTGTFTPPADCPGPWNKIVLRMEGKVQGVQYDRLGHLEVGGVTLFKTSTPEPSREGIAWSVEKDVTAYAPLLARSQPVWMLIGNVVNDTYTGVLDVQVYLTFYRAQGRYKPAETADDVIPLTNPRREGTALLGEVTVPQNTERLIAEVYATGSGGGCEEFWYFTVPTVVPYSCPADTGPYREVQLEVDGKVAGVAMPFPHVYTGGWANPFLWYVLPAPRAFDIRPIRYDLTPFVGLLTDGKPHQIKVNVLGVPEGRPGWELPTQVLAWRDPRVSRVTGGLIEHRLGTLSNDSTYALVDGWNQVDTQGGHQLRVSGYLRTSRGWVVTSVEQSVSNSSMHRWVGEAENPDGITATWNDTSTVTEIGRGLFPTVSRSDKRYTLDGLISVTPENRLTTTITLHDEEEERTVQGLLTLSHRELSDLYTGEAAYNSGVPRPQRNAVGTSTQRYRLTEGRTCYDRSITTRNGFVTEDVQRCH; this is encoded by the coding sequence GTGAAACGTCTCTCTGCTGTCTTCGCCGCGGCGAGCCTCGCGCTCGGTGCGATGTCCCCCACCTGGGCCGCCGAGCCGCCCCCCGAGTTCGGCACCGATTGGGATGACCCCCGCACCGCGGCCCCTCCCGTGGAAAAGCCGGCGACGGCCTCGTGCACGGTCAAGATCGTCGACGAGAAGTTCGACGACTTCACTCCCTACACCGGCACCTTCACCCCGCCCGCGGACTGCCCCGGCCCCTGGAACAAGATCGTCCTGCGCATGGAAGGCAAGGTCCAGGGCGTCCAATACGACCGGCTCGGGCACCTGGAGGTCGGTGGTGTCACCCTCTTCAAGACGTCCACGCCCGAGCCTTCCCGTGAAGGCATCGCCTGGTCGGTGGAGAAGGACGTCACCGCCTACGCGCCGCTGCTGGCCCGGTCCCAGCCCGTCTGGATGCTGATTGGCAACGTGGTCAACGACACCTACACCGGCGTGCTGGACGTGCAGGTCTACCTGACCTTCTACCGGGCGCAGGGCAGGTACAAACCGGCGGAGACGGCGGACGACGTGATTCCCCTGACCAACCCGCGCCGCGAGGGCACCGCCCTGCTGGGCGAAGTGACGGTGCCCCAGAACACCGAACGGCTCATCGCCGAGGTGTACGCGACGGGCTCGGGCGGAGGCTGCGAGGAGTTCTGGTACTTCACCGTCCCAACCGTCGTGCCGTACTCCTGCCCCGCCGATACGGGCCCGTACCGCGAGGTGCAGCTCGAGGTGGACGGAAAGGTGGCCGGTGTCGCCATGCCCTTCCCGCATGTCTACACGGGCGGCTGGGCCAACCCGTTCCTCTGGTACGTGCTGCCCGCGCCGCGCGCCTTCGACATCCGCCCCATCCGCTATGACCTCACCCCGTTCGTCGGCCTGCTGACCGACGGCAAGCCGCACCAGATCAAGGTGAACGTGCTGGGAGTCCCCGAGGGCCGCCCTGGCTGGGAGCTGCCGACCCAGGTGCTCGCCTGGCGCGACCCGCGCGTCTCCCGGGTCACCGGCGGTCTCATCGAGCATCGGCTCGGGACCCTGAGCAATGACTCGACGTACGCGCTGGTGGATGGCTGGAACCAGGTGGACACGCAGGGCGGTCATCAGCTGCGCGTCTCCGGCTACCTGCGGACCTCGCGCGGGTGGGTGGTGACGAGCGTCGAGCAGTCGGTCTCCAACTCGAGCATGCACCGCTGGGTGGGAGAAGCGGAGAACCCGGATGGAATCACCGCGACCTGGAACGACACCAGCACCGTCACGGAGATCGGCCGCGGCCTCTTCCCCACCGTGAGCCGGTCCGACAAGCGCTACACGCTCGATGGGCTCATCAGCGTGACGCCGGAGAACCGGCTCACCACGACCATCACCCTCCACGACGAGGAGGAGGAGCGCACCGTCCAGGGCCTGCTCACGCTGTCGCACCGGGAGCTCAGCGACCTCTACACCGGCGAGGCCGCCTATAACTCCGGCGTCCCGCGCCCGCAGCGCAACGCGGTGGGGACCTCCACCCAGCGCTACCGGTTGACCGAGGGCCGCACCTGCTACGACCGCAGCATCACCACGCGGAACGGCTTCGTCACCGAAGACGTCCAGCGCTGCCACTGA
- a CDS encoding SMI1/KNR4 family protein yields MRPALPRHLIPLMNDGGDNLYCLDSRREGEPPVVFWDPTAGETQEPAQVASDFMAWLTERVERELAEEGQTGGQDT; encoded by the coding sequence ATGAGGCCCGCGCTCCCCCGACATCTCATCCCCCTCATGAACGATGGGGGAGACAACCTCTACTGCCTCGACTCGAGGAGGGAGGGCGAGCCGCCTGTCGTGTTCTGGGACCCTACAGCCGGAGAGACGCAGGAACCCGCCCAGGTGGCTTCCGACTTCATGGCGTGGCTGACCGAGCGGGTCGAGCGCGAGCTCGCGGAGGAGGGACAAACCGGGGGTCAGGACACATAG
- a CDS encoding ketopantoate reductase family protein: MLLSRILEGGQRVAAVARREEIAHMLRTRGPVLRDEKGERTVRGDLEVFVQPPREGVYDFILLATPPNGVEAAARDTAHLLAPHGAMVVLQNGLCEELVARIVGEPRVIGAIVAWGASSPETGVYERTSSGGIVLGVLSGEPDPRLPQLAQVLRAVCPVTFTGNLRGARWSKLAINCAISTLGTVGGSRVGPLLRHAFVRRLAMEVFTEVFQVARAEGVKLEKVASTVDLAWLTLSESEQRAHASPSLLIKHAMLLAIGARYRRLRSSMLAAIERGREPPVDFLNGEVVQRGRIHGLQVPVNERLLEAVHAMSRRELTPGVETLRHLHAQTRPQRH, from the coding sequence GTGCTCCTGTCCCGCATCCTGGAGGGTGGGCAACGCGTCGCCGCGGTGGCACGCCGCGAGGAGATCGCCCACATGCTCCGGACGCGCGGCCCGGTGTTGCGCGACGAGAAGGGCGAGCGCACCGTCCGCGGCGACCTGGAGGTCTTCGTCCAGCCACCCCGTGAGGGCGTCTACGACTTCATCCTGCTCGCCACTCCGCCGAACGGAGTGGAGGCGGCGGCCCGGGACACGGCCCACCTGCTCGCGCCTCATGGGGCGATGGTGGTGCTCCAGAATGGGCTCTGCGAGGAGCTGGTGGCCCGGATCGTCGGCGAGCCCCGGGTGATCGGCGCCATCGTGGCCTGGGGCGCATCGTCTCCGGAAACCGGCGTCTACGAGCGGACCTCCTCGGGCGGCATCGTGCTCGGTGTGCTCTCCGGTGAGCCGGACCCGCGGCTGCCCCAGCTCGCCCAGGTATTGCGCGCGGTGTGCCCGGTGACCTTCACCGGCAACCTGCGCGGCGCGCGCTGGAGCAAGCTGGCGATCAACTGCGCCATCTCCACGTTGGGCACCGTGGGCGGCAGCCGGGTCGGGCCACTCCTGCGGCACGCCTTCGTCCGGCGGCTCGCGATGGAGGTCTTCACCGAGGTGTTCCAGGTGGCCCGGGCCGAGGGCGTGAAGCTGGAGAAGGTGGCCTCCACGGTGGACCTCGCGTGGCTCACGCTGAGCGAGTCGGAGCAACGCGCGCATGCCTCCCCCTCGCTCCTCATCAAGCACGCGATGCTCCTCGCCATCGGCGCGAGGTATCGGCGGCTCCGCTCGTCCATGCTGGCGGCCATCGAGCGCGGACGCGAGCCGCCCGTGGACTTCCTCAATGGCGAGGTGGTCCAGCGTGGAAGAATCCACGGCCTCCAGGTGCCCGTGAACGAGCGTCTGTTGGAGGCGGTCCACGCCATGTCCCGGCGCGAGTTGACCCCAGGTGTGGAAACGCTCCGACACCTCCACGCACAGACGCGACCCCAGCGCCATTGA
- a CDS encoding copper homeostasis protein CutC, translating to MRRITLEVCVDDVAGLVSAAEGGADRIELCAGLEVGGLTPSRGLMARAAALDIPVLAIIRPRAGDFVYDAATLDVMRADIDTAREAGLAGVVLGASRPDGRLDEDALAALIAHATGLEVALHRAFDLVPDPLEALETAVALGFARILTSGGSATALEGAETIAMVTRAAAGRISIMPGSGVRPDTVSELLARTGAREVHASCSVPHVPTDPRVAALGWGPPLARRTDRATVEALRHTLNGLPAP from the coding sequence GTGCGGCGGATCACCCTGGAAGTGTGTGTGGACGACGTGGCCGGTCTGGTGTCGGCGGCCGAAGGGGGCGCCGACCGGATCGAGCTGTGCGCCGGGCTGGAGGTGGGCGGTCTCACTCCGTCGCGAGGGCTGATGGCGCGGGCCGCGGCGCTCGACATCCCGGTGCTGGCGATCATCCGCCCGAGGGCGGGTGACTTCGTCTACGACGCGGCGACGCTGGACGTGATGCGCGCCGACATCGACACGGCGCGCGAGGCGGGACTCGCTGGCGTGGTGCTGGGCGCGAGCCGGCCGGACGGGAGGCTCGACGAGGACGCGCTCGCGGCGCTCATCGCACATGCGACGGGGCTCGAGGTGGCGCTGCACAGGGCGTTCGATCTGGTGCCCGACCCGCTGGAGGCGCTGGAGACGGCCGTGGCGCTGGGGTTCGCGCGAATTCTCACTTCCGGAGGAAGCGCGACGGCGCTCGAGGGAGCGGAGACGATCGCCATGGTGACGCGAGCCGCGGCGGGCCGGATCTCCATCATGCCGGGCAGCGGCGTGCGGCCCGACACGGTCTCGGAGCTCCTGGCAAGGACCGGCGCGCGAGAGGTGCACGCGTCGTGTTCGGTGCCGCACGTGCCGACCGATCCGCGCGTGGCGGCGCTCGGCTGGGGGCCACCCCTCGCCCGGCGCACCGACCGGGCCACCGTGGAGGCCTTGCGGCACACGCTGAACGGGCTCCCGGCCCCTTGA
- a CDS encoding VOC family protein: MAMKKLTQAAGRAREAARKVAKKVAKKAAKKTPIKARKKAQPIPKGYHVVTPSIVVRGAAQAIEFYKKAFGAKELYRMQGPDGKMLHAEIKIGDSIVMLGDEYPDMGASSPQSIGGSASSLMIYTRDVDALFNQAVAAGAKVAMPVSDMFWGDRYGKVTDPFGHQWQLATHKEDLTPKEMNRRAAAAMSAPPKNP, from the coding sequence ATGGCGATGAAGAAGCTCACGCAGGCAGCGGGACGGGCTCGGGAAGCGGCCCGGAAGGTGGCCAAGAAGGTGGCCAAGAAGGCGGCCAAGAAGACGCCGATCAAGGCCCGCAAGAAGGCGCAGCCGATCCCCAAGGGCTACCACGTGGTGACGCCGAGCATCGTCGTCCGTGGCGCGGCGCAGGCGATCGAGTTCTACAAGAAGGCGTTCGGCGCGAAGGAGCTGTACCGGATGCAGGGGCCGGACGGGAAGATGCTGCACGCGGAGATCAAGATCGGCGATTCGATCGTGATGCTCGGGGACGAGTACCCCGACATGGGCGCCTCCTCGCCCCAGTCCATCGGCGGCAGCGCGTCGAGCTTGATGATCTACACGCGCGACGTGGATGCGCTGTTCAACCAGGCCGTTGCCGCGGGGGCGAAGGTGGCGATGCCCGTCTCCGACATGTTCTGGGGAGATCGCTACGGGAAGGTCACCGACCCGTTCGGCCACCAGTGGCAGCTCGCGACCCACAAGGAGGACCTCACACCGAAGGAGATGAACCGCCGTGCCGCGGCCGCGATGAGCGCGCCACCGAAGAATCCGTAG
- a CDS encoding TetR/AcrR family transcriptional regulator, translated as MPRRPGPQGGVRDTNRRERVNALADAALELFLERGLEGVTIDDITQAAGVAKGTFYRYFEDKAALVDFLLEPVRRELLQGLVTCGEALEAARDVEAMFEAYRAVAAIIAGAIVQHPGVVRLYLQECRGPAVGARVKLVEVERLISRHAVDITRKAHTHGLLRPIRPAVSGLAVVGAVERLLLAVLSEEEDVGNPLELPDALTTLILDGLRLPHPGPPPARRKLDGKPGRP; from the coding sequence ATGCCCCGCCGGCCGGGTCCCCAGGGCGGTGTGCGGGACACCAATCGTCGCGAGCGGGTGAACGCACTCGCCGACGCGGCGCTCGAGCTCTTCCTGGAGCGTGGGCTGGAGGGCGTCACCATCGACGACATCACCCAGGCGGCCGGCGTGGCCAAGGGCACCTTCTACCGGTACTTCGAGGACAAGGCGGCGCTGGTGGACTTCCTACTCGAGCCCGTACGCCGGGAATTGCTCCAGGGGCTGGTGACCTGCGGCGAGGCGCTCGAGGCGGCGCGTGACGTGGAGGCCATGTTCGAGGCCTACCGCGCGGTGGCCGCAATCATCGCCGGAGCCATCGTCCAGCACCCGGGGGTGGTGCGGCTCTACCTCCAGGAGTGCCGGGGACCCGCGGTGGGGGCCCGGGTGAAGCTCGTCGAGGTGGAGCGCCTCATCTCCCGTCACGCGGTGGATATCACCCGCAAGGCCCATACCCATGGGCTGCTGCGCCCCATCCGTCCCGCCGTCAGCGGACTGGCGGTGGTGGGCGCCGTGGAGCGCCTGCTGCTCGCCGTCCTCAGTGAGGAGGAGGACGTCGGCAACCCCCTGGAGCTGCCCGACGCCCTCACCACCCTCATCCTCGATGGACTGCGCCTTCCCCACCCCGGCCCCCCGCCCGCGCGCCGGAAGTTGGACGGGAAGCCCGGCCGCCCGTAA